One window of Klebsiella quasivariicola genomic DNA carries:
- a CDS encoding oxalacetate decarboxylase subunit beta, whose product MESLNALIQGMGLMHLGAGQAIMLLVSLLLLWLAIAKKFEPLLLLPIGFGGLLSNIPEAGLALTALESLLAHHDPAQLAVIAAKLHCAPDVHAIKDALALALPSVQGQMETLAVDMGYSAGVLAIFYKVAIGSGIAPLVIFMGVGAMTDFGPLLANPRTLLLGAAAQFGIFATVLGALTLNYFGIISFTLPQAAAIGIIGGADGPTAIYLSGKLAPELLGAIAVAAYSYMALVPLIQPPIMKALTTDKERKIRMVQLRTVSRREKILFPAVLLLLVALLLPDAAPLLGMFCFGNLMRESGVVERLSDTVQNALINIVTIFLGLSVGAKLVADKFLQPQTLGILVLGVIAFCVGTAAGVLMAKLMNVFSRHKINPLIGSAGVSAVPMAARVSNKVGLDADGQNFLLMHAMGPNVAGVIGSAIAAGVMLKYVLAM is encoded by the coding sequence TCAGCCTGCTGCTGCTGTGGCTGGCCATCGCGAAAAAGTTCGAGCCGTTACTGCTGCTGCCGATTGGCTTCGGCGGCCTGCTGTCGAACATCCCGGAGGCCGGACTGGCGCTCACCGCCCTGGAGAGCCTGCTGGCCCACCACGACCCGGCGCAGCTGGCGGTGATTGCCGCGAAGCTCCACTGCGCGCCGGACGTCCACGCCATTAAGGACGCGCTGGCCCTGGCCCTGCCGTCGGTGCAGGGGCAGATGGAGACGCTGGCGGTGGACATGGGCTACTCCGCCGGGGTGCTGGCCATCTTCTATAAGGTGGCGATCGGCTCGGGCATCGCCCCGCTGGTCATCTTTATGGGCGTCGGGGCGATGACCGACTTCGGCCCGCTGCTGGCCAACCCGCGCACCCTGCTGCTGGGGGCGGCGGCGCAGTTCGGGATCTTCGCCACCGTGCTCGGGGCGCTGACGCTGAACTACTTCGGCATCATCAGCTTCACCCTGCCGCAGGCGGCGGCCATCGGCATTATCGGCGGCGCCGACGGCCCGACGGCCATCTACCTGTCGGGCAAGCTGGCGCCGGAATTACTCGGGGCCATCGCGGTGGCGGCCTACTCGTACATGGCGCTGGTGCCGCTGATCCAGCCGCCGATCATGAAGGCGCTGACCACGGATAAGGAGCGGAAGATCCGCATGGTACAGCTGCGCACGGTGAGCCGGCGGGAGAAGATCCTCTTCCCGGCGGTGCTGTTGCTGCTGGTGGCGCTGCTGCTGCCGGACGCCGCGCCGCTGCTGGGGATGTTCTGCTTCGGCAACCTGATGCGCGAGAGCGGGGTGGTGGAACGTCTGAGCGACACGGTGCAGAACGCGCTGATCAACATCGTGACCATCTTCCTCGGGCTGTCGGTGGGGGCCAAGCTGGTGGCGGACAAGTTCCTGCAGCCGCAGACGCTGGGGATCCTGGTGCTGGGGGTGATCGCCTTCTGCGTGGGGACCGCCGCCGGGGTGCTGATGGCGAAGCTGATGAACGTGTTCAGCCGGCACAAAATCAACCCGCTGATCGGCTCGGCGGGGGTGTCGGCGGTGCCGATGGCGGCCAGGGTGTCGAACAAGGTGGGCCTGGACGCGGACGGGCAGAACTTCCTGCTGATGCACGCGATGGGCCCGAACGTGGCGGGGGTGATCGGCTCGGCGATCGCCGCCGGGGTGATGCTCAAGTACGTGCTGGCGATGTAG
- the degS gene encoding outer membrane-stress sensor serine endopeptidase DegS, translating to MPGKLLRSVLIGLIVGGLLLALMPSLRQWQLTPITQNDTADDSPASYNAAVRRAAPAVVNVYNRALNSTSHNQLTLGSGVIMDQRGYILTNKHVINDADQIIVALQDGRVFEALLVGSDSLTDLAVLKINATGGLPVIPINPKRTPHIGDVVLAIGNPYNLGQTITQGIISATGRIGLNPTGRQNFLQTDASINHGNSGGALVNSLGELMGINTLSFDKSNDGETPEGIGFAIPFQLATKIMDKLIRDGRVIRGYIGISGREIAPLHAQGGGIDQIQGIVVNDVAPDGPAAQAGIRANDVIISVNDKPAVSALETMDQVAEIRPGSEIPVVIMRDDKKITLHIAVQEYPATN from the coding sequence ATGCCTGGAAAGTTATTACGTTCAGTACTCATCGGTTTGATTGTTGGGGGCTTGCTGCTGGCCCTGATGCCCTCACTGCGCCAGTGGCAGCTGACGCCGATCACTCAGAACGATACGGCAGACGACTCCCCGGCGAGCTATAACGCTGCGGTGCGTCGCGCGGCCCCCGCCGTGGTGAACGTCTATAACCGTGCCCTGAACAGCACCAGCCATAATCAGCTGACGCTGGGTTCCGGAGTGATCATGGATCAGCGCGGCTATATCCTGACCAACAAGCATGTTATCAACGATGCGGATCAGATTATCGTCGCCCTGCAGGACGGCCGCGTCTTCGAAGCGCTGCTGGTAGGCTCCGATTCCCTCACCGATCTCGCCGTGCTCAAGATCAATGCTACCGGCGGGCTGCCGGTGATCCCGATTAACCCGAAACGCACGCCGCATATTGGCGATGTGGTGCTGGCGATAGGCAACCCTTATAACCTGGGGCAGACCATCACTCAGGGGATCATCAGCGCCACAGGGCGTATTGGCCTCAACCCAACCGGTCGTCAGAACTTCCTGCAGACTGACGCCTCGATCAACCACGGTAACTCGGGTGGAGCGCTGGTGAACTCGCTCGGCGAGCTGATGGGGATTAACACCCTCTCCTTCGATAAGAGTAATGATGGCGAAACGCCGGAAGGCATTGGCTTTGCAATCCCGTTCCAGTTAGCGACCAAAATTATGGATAAGCTGATCCGTGATGGTCGGGTGATCCGTGGCTATATCGGTATTAGCGGTCGGGAGATCGCCCCGCTGCACGCGCAGGGCGGTGGGATCGATCAGATTCAGGGGATCGTGGTTAACGATGTGGCACCGGACGGACCGGCGGCACAAGCCGGGATCCGCGCCAATGACGTGATCATCTCCGTGAATGACAAACCCGCCGTCTCGGCGCTGGAGACGATGGATCAGGTGGCCGAGATCCGCCCGGGATCGGAAATTCCGGTGGTTATCATGCGTGATGATAAGAAAATCACGCTCCATATTGCCGTGCAGGAATACCCGGCCACTAACTAA
- the degQ gene encoding serine endoprotease DegQ → MKKQTLLLSALALSIGLSLSVLPPAAASLPTQVPGQGALPSLAPMLEKVLPAVVSVQVEGTASPTLNMPEELKKYFGDNAPQEQAQPFEGLGSGVIIDAAKGYVLTNNHVINQAQKISVQLNDGREFDAKLVGSDEQSDIALLELIKPANLTQIAIADSDKLRVGDFAVAVGNPFGLGQTATSGIISALGRSGLNLEGLENFIQTDASINRGNSGGALLNLNGELIGINTAILAPGGGSVGIGFAIPSNMAKTLADQLIQFGEIKRGLLGIKGMEMSADIAKAMNLDVQRGAFVSEVLPNSGSAKAGIKSGDVIVSLNGKPLNSFAELRSRIATTEPGTKVKLGLLRDGKPVDVEVTLDKSTSSTASAELIIPALQGASFSDGQMKDGTKGVVIDNVDKGSAAAQVGLHKDDIIIGLNRERIHSIAELRKVLEGKPPVIALNVIRGNESIYLLLR, encoded by the coding sequence ATGAAGAAACAGACTTTGCTGTTGAGTGCGTTAGCGTTAAGCATTGGGTTATCGTTGTCGGTTCTGCCTCCGGCAGCAGCATCTTTACCGACTCAGGTGCCCGGCCAGGGCGCGTTACCGAGCCTGGCGCCGATGCTGGAAAAAGTCCTGCCGGCGGTGGTCAGCGTGCAGGTGGAAGGCACTGCCTCGCCGACGCTCAATATGCCGGAAGAGCTGAAGAAATATTTTGGCGATAACGCCCCGCAGGAGCAGGCGCAGCCGTTTGAAGGGCTTGGCTCCGGTGTCATCATCGACGCAGCGAAAGGCTACGTGCTGACCAATAATCACGTCATTAATCAGGCGCAGAAGATCAGCGTCCAGCTCAACGATGGCCGTGAATTCGATGCCAAACTGGTCGGCAGCGATGAACAGAGCGATATCGCTCTGCTGGAGCTGATTAAGCCGGCGAACCTGACGCAAATCGCCATTGCTGACTCCGATAAACTCCGCGTCGGCGATTTCGCCGTCGCCGTCGGCAACCCGTTCGGCCTTGGCCAGACCGCCACCTCCGGCATTATCTCTGCCCTTGGCCGCAGCGGCCTGAACCTGGAAGGACTGGAGAATTTCATTCAGACCGACGCCTCGATTAACCGCGGCAATTCCGGCGGCGCGCTGCTGAATCTCAACGGCGAGCTTATCGGCATTAATACCGCTATTCTGGCGCCGGGCGGCGGTAGCGTCGGCATCGGCTTTGCCATCCCGAGTAATATGGCGAAAACCCTTGCCGACCAGCTCATCCAGTTTGGCGAAATCAAACGCGGCCTGCTGGGCATTAAAGGCATGGAAATGAGCGCCGACATCGCCAAGGCGATGAATCTTGACGTTCAGCGTGGCGCCTTTGTTAGTGAAGTCCTGCCAAACTCCGGTTCCGCCAAAGCGGGGATCAAATCCGGCGACGTCATCGTGAGCCTGAACGGCAAACCGCTGAACAGTTTCGCCGAACTGCGCTCGCGAATCGCGACCACCGAGCCGGGGACTAAAGTCAAACTGGGACTGCTGCGCGATGGAAAACCGGTCGATGTCGAAGTGACCCTGGATAAGAGCACTTCCTCCACCGCCAGCGCGGAGCTGATTATCCCGGCTCTGCAGGGCGCCTCGTTCAGCGACGGCCAGATGAAAGATGGCACCAAAGGGGTGGTGATCGATAATGTGGATAAAGGCAGCGCCGCCGCCCAGGTCGGCTTGCATAAAGATGACATTATCATTGGCCTTAACCGGGAGCGTATTCACTCGATTGCCGAACTGCGCAAAGTGCTCGAAGGCAAACCGCCGGTTATCGCCCTGAACGTGATCCGTGGTAATGAAAGCATTTACCTGCTGCTGCGCTGA
- the zapG gene encoding Z-ring associated protein ZapG has translation MTWEYALIGLVVGIIIGAVAMRFGNRKLRQQQALQFELEKNKAELEEYREELVSHFARSAELLDNMAHDYRQLYQHMAKSSNNLLPDSMADANPFRNRLEESEASNDQAPVQMPRDYSEGASGLLRGGAKRD, from the coding sequence ATGACCTGGGAATACGCGCTAATTGGGTTAGTCGTCGGTATCATCATTGGTGCCGTCGCCATGCGTTTCGGCAACCGCAAACTGCGCCAGCAGCAGGCGCTGCAGTTTGAACTGGAAAAGAATAAAGCCGAGCTTGAAGAGTACCGTGAAGAGCTGGTGAGCCACTTTGCGCGCAGCGCCGAACTGTTAGATAACATGGCGCATGACTATCGTCAGCTGTATCAGCATATGGCGAAAAGCTCTAACAACCTGCTGCCGGACTCTATGGCAGACGCCAACCCGTTCCGCAACCGCCTGGAAGAGTCTGAAGCCAGCAACGATCAGGCACCGGTCCAGATGCCGCGCGACTATTCCGAAGGCGCATCCGGTTTGCTGCGTGGTGGTGCAAAACGCGATTAA
- the zapE gene encoding cell division protein ZapE — MQSLSPTSRYLLALKEGSHQPDDVQQEAVSRLDTIYQELQTQPAPVASGGGLRAKFGKLLGKREPAAEAAPVRGLYMWGGVGRGKTWLMDLFYQSLPGERKQRLHFHRFMLRVHEELTTLQGHSDPLEIVADRFKAETDVLCFDEFFVSDITDAMLLGGLMKALFARGITLVATSNIPPDELYRNGLQRARFLPAIDAIKQHCDIMNVDAGIDYRLRTLTQAHLWLSPLNNDTREQMDKLWLALAGAPRAAGPTLEVNHRELPTLGVENQTLAASFATLCVDARSQHDYIALSRLFHTVMLFDVPVMTAQLESEARRFIALVDEFYERHVKLVVSAAVPLYDIYQGERLKFEFQRCLSRLQEMQSEEYLKRPHMP, encoded by the coding sequence ATGCAAAGCCTGTCTCCAACATCGCGTTACCTTTTAGCCCTGAAAGAGGGCAGCCATCAACCCGACGACGTCCAGCAAGAAGCGGTGAGCCGCCTTGATACCATTTACCAGGAACTGCAGACTCAGCCCGCGCCCGTCGCGTCTGGCGGCGGTTTGCGCGCGAAATTCGGCAAACTGCTGGGTAAGCGCGAACCGGCTGCCGAGGCGGCACCTGTCCGCGGCCTGTATATGTGGGGCGGCGTAGGGCGGGGGAAAACCTGGCTGATGGACCTGTTTTACCAGAGCCTGCCGGGCGAGCGTAAGCAGCGCCTGCATTTCCATCGCTTTATGCTGCGGGTTCACGAAGAGCTGACCACCCTGCAGGGCCATAGCGACCCGCTGGAGATTGTCGCCGACCGCTTTAAAGCGGAAACCGACGTGCTCTGCTTCGACGAGTTTTTTGTCTCCGATATTACCGACGCCATGCTGCTGGGCGGGCTGATGAAAGCCCTGTTTGCCCGCGGCATCACCCTGGTCGCCACCTCCAATATTCCGCCGGATGAGCTCTATCGCAATGGCTTGCAGCGTGCCCGTTTTCTGCCCGCTATCGACGCCATCAAGCAGCATTGCGATATTATGAACGTCGATGCCGGAATCGATTATCGCTTGCGTACCCTGACGCAAGCGCACCTGTGGTTGTCGCCGCTGAATAACGACACGCGTGAACAGATGGATAAACTGTGGCTCGCGCTGGCCGGCGCGCCGCGCGCTGCCGGGCCGACGCTGGAGGTCAACCACCGTGAGCTGCCGACCCTCGGCGTGGAAAACCAGACGCTGGCGGCATCATTCGCCACGCTGTGCGTGGATGCGCGCAGTCAGCATGACTATATCGCGCTCTCCCGCCTGTTCCATACCGTGATGCTGTTCGACGTGCCGGTGATGACCGCGCAGCTGGAAAGCGAAGCCCGGCGCTTTATCGCCCTGGTGGATGAGTTCTATGAGCGTCATGTCAAACTGGTGGTCAGCGCCGCGGTACCGCTGTACGACATTTACCAGGGCGAGCGGCTGAAGTTTGAGTTCCAGCGCTGTCTGTCGCGTCTGCAGGAGATGCAGAGCGAAGAGTATCTCAAGCGTCCGCATATGCCCTGA
- the rplM gene encoding 50S ribosomal protein L13, translating into MKTFTAKPETVKRDWYVVDATGKTLGRLATELARRLRGKHKAEYTPHVDTGDYIIVLNAEKVAVTGNKREDKMYYHHTGHIGGIKEATFEEMIARRPERVIEIAVKGMLPKGPLGRAMYRKLKVYAGNEHNHAAQQPQVLDI; encoded by the coding sequence ATGAAAACTTTTACAGCTAAACCAGAAACCGTAAAACGCGACTGGTATGTTGTTGACGCGACCGGTAAAACTCTGGGCCGTCTGGCTACTGAACTGGCTCGTCGCCTGCGCGGTAAGCACAAAGCGGAATACACTCCGCACGTTGATACCGGTGATTACATCATCGTTCTGAACGCAGAAAAAGTTGCTGTTACCGGCAACAAGCGCGAAGACAAAATGTACTACCACCACACCGGCCACATCGGTGGTATCAAAGAAGCGACCTTTGAAGAGATGATTGCCCGCCGTCCTGAGCGTGTGATTGAAATCGCGGTTAAAGGCATGCTGCCAAAAGGCCCGCTGGGTCGTGCTATGTACCGTAAACTGAAAGTTTACGCGGGTAACGAGCACAACCACGCGGCACAGCAACCGCAAGTTCTTGACATCTAA
- the rpsI gene encoding 30S ribosomal protein S9: MAENQYYGTGRRKSSAARVFIKPGNGKIVINQRSLEQYFGRETARMVVRQPLELVDMVEKLDLYITVKGGGISGQAGAIRHGITRALMEYDESLRSELRKAGFVTRDARQVERKKVGLRKARRRPQFSKR; this comes from the coding sequence ATGGCTGAAAATCAATACTACGGCACTGGTCGCCGCAAAAGTTCCGCAGCTCGCGTTTTCATCAAACCGGGCAACGGCAAAATCGTTATCAACCAGCGTTCTCTGGAACAGTACTTCGGTCGCGAAACTGCCCGCATGGTAGTTCGCCAGCCGCTGGAACTGGTCGACATGGTTGAGAAACTGGATCTGTACATCACTGTTAAAGGTGGTGGTATCTCTGGTCAGGCTGGTGCGATCCGTCACGGTATCACCCGCGCTCTGATGGAGTACGACGAGTCCCTGCGTTCTGAACTGCGTAAAGCTGGCTTCGTTACTCGTGACGCTCGTCAGGTTGAACGTAAGAAAGTCGGTCTGCGTAAAGCACGTCGTCGTCCGCAGTTCTCCAAACGTTAA